Below is a genomic region from Virgibacillus dokdonensis.
AATTCGTCTGTTCAGCTATTTCACCAACAAGTGTAATAATGGTTTCCACTTGTAGCGCATTCTGTTTTAAATGATCCACATCTTTAAGGGAAGCTTCCTGTTCATTGGCAAGTTTTTGAATTCCTTCCACAAGTTGATTAACTGCGACTTTACTGCGCTCTAAAATTTCCATCATGGCGTTCGATTTATGTTTAGAATCATTGGCTTTTCTTTGTACTTCTTCGGCAAGCTCTGTTGACATTTCTACTGCTTCAGCGGTATTTTGAATGGATTCTGATGCGCTTTCTGCTCCTTTAGAAATTTCATCAGCAGATGAACGTATCGACATAGAATGATGGCTTGCTTGTTCCGAAGCCTGTCGAATTTGTACAACAGATTGATTCGTATTTTCAAAATGTTGATCGATATTATGTACAATATTGCGTAAATTTTTTAACATGCTATCAAAAGCCAGTCCTAAAGCTTTTACCTCATCATCTGATTTGGAGATTTCAATAACTTGATTTAAGTTCCCTTTAGCAGCTTCTGAAGCGGCTGCTTCTAGCTTTTCTAATGGCTTTACAATCACTCTTGCAGCAAAAAAAGCGAGAATACCAGACCATATAATACCAAGGATAAACGTCGTTATTGTAAAAAAGTGTTCAGAAACGTCCCAGTAATCCTTTACATAGTCATAAATAAAGTATATAAATATAGCACTTACTGAATACGTTACCAAAGCTAAGCTCGTTGTAAATAGCACGAGTTTTAAGCGCAAACTGAACCGATATTTCTTCTTCTCCATAGATTATTCCCCCGTCTACTTTGTAAGTTTTTTACGAAGCAGATCAATATACTTATCCAACTCATCAAGCGTCTCCTGATAGGTCCGCAAATCTCCACCAA
It encodes:
- a CDS encoding methyl-accepting chemotaxis protein; this encodes MEKKKYRFSLRLKLVLFTTSLALVTYSVSAIFIYFIYDYVKDYWDVSEHFFTITTFILGIIWSGILAFFAARVIVKPLEKLEAAASEAAKGNLNQVIEISKSDDEVKALGLAFDSMLKNLRNIVHNIDQHFENTNQSVVQIRQASEQASHHSMSIRSSADEISKGAESASESIQNTAEAVEMSTELAEEVQRKANDSKHKSNAMMEILERSKVAVNQLVEGIQKLANEQEASLKDVDHLKQNALQVETIITLVGEIAEQTNLLALNASIEAARAGEHGKGFAVVADEIRKLADQSAQAVQQISGLITAIQEDVATVVGKINDNVSYAKQEASNGKSTNSSIAEMSSSVSEVATEIGRITDLVDRQLESIQNTVKQSQEVAAVAEETSAGAEEVNASIHEQASTIEQIDELAHALEEQAKNLNKQINQFTVN